A genome region from Sphingobium sp. WTD-1 includes the following:
- the hisF gene encoding imidazole glycerol phosphate synthase subunit HisF, whose protein sequence is MTVRTRVIPCLDVANGRVVKGVNFVDLKDAGDPVEQAKLYDAAGADELCFLDITATHEARGTILDVVRRTAEVCFMPVTVGGGVRSAEDARALLLAGADKVAVNSAAVARPELVADIADRFGAQCIVGSVDARKVGEGRWEIFTHGGRKPTGIDALEHALRLAELGAGELLVTSMDGDGTKRGYDLALTRMIADAVSIPVIASGGVGTLDHLVAGVVEGHASAVLAASIFHFGQHNIAEAHQALARAGIPVRGH, encoded by the coding sequence ATGACCGTCCGCACCCGCGTCATTCCCTGCCTCGACGTTGCCAATGGCCGCGTGGTGAAGGGCGTCAATTTCGTCGACCTGAAGGATGCCGGCGATCCGGTCGAGCAGGCCAAGCTCTATGACGCGGCCGGCGCCGACGAACTCTGCTTCCTCGACATCACCGCCACCCATGAGGCGCGCGGCACCATATTGGACGTGGTGCGCCGCACCGCCGAAGTCTGCTTCATGCCCGTCACCGTCGGCGGCGGCGTGCGCAGCGCGGAGGATGCCCGCGCCCTGTTGCTGGCCGGCGCAGACAAGGTGGCGGTCAACAGCGCCGCCGTCGCCCGGCCCGAACTGGTGGCCGACATCGCCGACCGCTTCGGCGCGCAGTGCATCGTCGGCTCGGTCGATGCCCGCAAGGTGGGCGAGGGTCGCTGGGAAATCTTCACCCATGGCGGCCGCAAGCCGACCGGCATCGATGCGCTGGAACATGCGCTGCGCCTGGCGGAGCTTGGCGCAGGCGAACTGCTCGTCACCTCGATGGACGGCGACGGCACCAAGCGGGGCTATGACCTGGCGCTGACCCGCATGATCGCCGATGCCGTATCGATCCCGGTGATCGCCAGCGGCGGCGTCGGCACCCTCGACCATCTGGTCGCGGGCGTGGTCGAGGGGCATGCCAGCGCGGTGCTGGCCGCCTCGATATTTCACTTCGGTCAACATAATATTGCTGAAGCGCATCAGGCCCTGGCCCGCGCCGGCATCCCCGTTCGGGGCCATTGA
- the hisA gene encoding 1-(5-phosphoribosyl)-5-[(5-phosphoribosylamino)methylideneamino]imidazole-4-carboxamide isomerase, which produces MSLIVFPAIDLKGGQVVRLAEGDMDRATVYGDDPAAQALIFAAAGAQHVHVVDLDGSFAGHAVNAEAVEKIVEAFPGHVQLGGGIRNRESVERWFDLGVSRIVIGTAALKDPAFVKAAARDFPGGIVVAVDARDGFVATDGWAEKSDMPVIDLARRFEDAGVASLLFTDVGRDGLLKGVNIDATVDLARATDMPVIASGGVAGIADIRILSLHADDGIEGVITGRAIYNGRLDLKTALAVAQAAA; this is translated from the coding sequence ATGTCCCTGATCGTCTTCCCCGCCATCGACCTCAAAGGCGGCCAGGTCGTCCGCCTGGCCGAGGGCGACATGGACCGCGCCACCGTCTATGGCGACGATCCCGCCGCGCAGGCACTGATCTTCGCCGCAGCCGGCGCCCAGCATGTTCATGTCGTCGATCTGGATGGCAGCTTTGCCGGCCATGCGGTCAACGCCGAAGCGGTCGAGAAGATCGTGGAAGCCTTCCCCGGCCATGTCCAATTGGGCGGCGGCATCCGCAACAGGGAGTCGGTCGAACGCTGGTTTGACCTGGGCGTATCGCGCATCGTGATCGGCACCGCCGCGCTGAAAGACCCCGCCTTCGTCAAGGCGGCAGCGCGCGACTTCCCCGGCGGCATCGTCGTCGCGGTCGACGCGCGCGACGGCTTCGTCGCCACCGACGGCTGGGCGGAAAAGAGCGACATGCCGGTGATCGACCTCGCCCGCCGGTTCGAGGATGCGGGCGTCGCCAGCCTGCTCTTCACCGATGTCGGCCGCGACGGCCTGCTCAAGGGCGTGAATATCGATGCGACCGTCGATCTCGCCCGCGCCACCGACATGCCGGTGATCGCCAGCGGCGGCGTGGCGGGGATCGCGGATATCCGCATTCTCAGCCTCCATGCCGATGACGGGATCGAAGGCGTCATCACCGGCCGCGCCATCTATAACGGCCGCCTCGACCTCAAGACTGCCCTGGCGGTCGCACAGGCGGCGGCTTGA
- the hisH gene encoding imidazole glycerol phosphate synthase subunit HisH: MTIALIDYGAGNLHSVHNALRKAGADNVTITADADVVAKADRIVLPGVGAFRACRDALVAIPGMVDAMNEAVNHRGIPFLGVCVGMQLLADAGEEFGRHEGLGWIPGTVRLIEPSDATVKVPHMGWNDVVLNGQPPLIEAGEAYFLHSYHYEAANPAHVAAVTDHGGPLVAAVARDTIIGCQFHPEKSQRYGLSFLARFLDWKP, translated from the coding sequence ATGACCATCGCCCTCATCGACTATGGCGCGGGCAATCTCCACTCGGTCCACAATGCCCTGCGCAAGGCAGGCGCCGACAATGTGACCATCACTGCCGATGCCGATGTCGTGGCGAAGGCCGACCGCATCGTGCTGCCCGGCGTCGGCGCCTTCCGCGCCTGCCGCGACGCCTTGGTGGCGATCCCCGGCATGGTCGACGCCATGAACGAGGCGGTGAACCATCGCGGCATCCCCTTTCTGGGCGTCTGCGTCGGCATGCAGTTGCTCGCCGACGCCGGCGAGGAGTTCGGCCGGCATGAGGGGCTGGGCTGGATTCCCGGCACGGTGCGGCTGATCGAACCCAGCGATGCGACGGTCAAGGTGCCGCATATGGGCTGGAACGATGTGGTGCTGAACGGCCAGCCGCCCCTGATCGAGGCCGGCGAAGCCTATTTCCTGCACAGCTATCATTATGAGGCCGCCAACCCGGCCCATGTCGCCGCCGTCACCGACCATGGCGGGCCGCTGGTCGCCGCCGTCGCGCGCGACACCATCATCGGTTGCCAGTTCCACCCGGAAAAGAGCCAGCGCTACGGCCTGTCCTTCCTCGCGCGCTTTCTGGACTGGAAGCCGTGA
- a CDS encoding YciI family protein: MFIISLTYTAPIDVLDGHLADHRAWLDQGIADGWLLLAGRREPRTGGILLARGERDEIAAKAATDPFVVNGAASFDLIEFLPARAASVNLDTLLP; the protein is encoded by the coding sequence ATGTTCATCATTTCGCTGACCTATACGGCGCCGATCGATGTGCTGGACGGCCATCTGGCCGATCATCGGGCCTGGCTGGACCAGGGCATTGCCGATGGCTGGCTGCTGCTCGCGGGCCGGCGCGAACCGCGCACCGGCGGCATCCTGCTGGCGCGCGGCGAACGTGACGAGATCGCGGCGAAGGCAGCGACCGATCCCTTCGTCGTCAACGGTGCGGCCTCGTTCGACCTGATCGAGTTCCTCCCGGCACGCGCCGCCAGCGTCAATCTGGACACGCTGCTGCCATGA
- the hisB gene encoding imidazoleglycerol-phosphate dehydratase HisB, giving the protein MRTAEIHRNTAETQIDVTVNLDGTGLYTVSTGIGFLDHMIEQLSRHSLIDMTVKTVGDLHVDQHHTTEDTAIAIGEALAKALGDKRGISRYGSVYSPMDETLSRVALDISGRPWLVCKLPFTVTKIGEWDTEMVEHFFHSLAQAAGITLHIELLYGSNNHHIVESAFKGLARALRQAVEIDPRKADAIPSTKGML; this is encoded by the coding sequence ATGCGCACGGCCGAGATTCACCGCAACACTGCGGAAACGCAGATCGACGTGACCGTCAACCTCGACGGCACCGGTCTTTACACCGTCTCCACCGGGATCGGTTTCCTCGACCATATGATCGAGCAGCTGTCGCGTCACTCGCTGATCGACATGACCGTCAAGACCGTCGGCGACCTGCATGTCGACCAGCATCACACCACCGAGGATACGGCGATCGCGATCGGCGAGGCGCTGGCCAAGGCACTGGGCGACAAGCGCGGCATCAGCCGTTACGGCAGCGTCTATTCGCCGATGGACGAAACGCTGAGCCGCGTCGCGCTCGACATTTCCGGCCGCCCCTGGCTGGTGTGCAAGCTGCCCTTCACCGTCACCAAGATCGGCGAATGGGACACGGAGATGGTGGAACATTTCTTCCACAGCCTGGCCCAGGCCGCCGGCATCACGCTGCACATCGAGCTGCTCTATGGCAGCAACAATCATCATATCGTCGAAAGCGCGTTCAAGGGCCTGGCCCGCGCGCTGCGCCAGGCGGTGGAGATCGACCCGCGCAAGGCCGACGCCATCCCCTCGACCAAGGGCATGCTGTAA
- a CDS encoding ClpXP protease specificity-enhancing factor SspB, with protein sequence MSEDLPDSLIPYDEIVQEALRAVVGRVLGEVQQTGGLPGVHHFYITFKTHAAGVDIPKHLSERFPDEMTIVLQNKFWDLKVSDRHFEVSLTFNQVAAHLVIPFSAITAFVDPAVNFALQFQVQADEEPEPHDVAENDAPQVMTEDGSNVVTVDFGKKK encoded by the coding sequence ATGAGTGAAGACCTGCCCGACAGCCTGATTCCCTATGACGAAATCGTGCAGGAGGCCCTGCGCGCGGTCGTCGGCCGCGTGCTGGGCGAAGTGCAGCAGACCGGCGGCCTGCCGGGCGTCCATCATTTCTACATCACGTTCAAGACCCATGCCGCAGGGGTCGATATCCCCAAGCATCTGTCGGAACGTTTCCCGGACGAGATGACCATTGTCCTCCAGAACAAGTTCTGGGATCTCAAGGTCAGCGACCGCCATTTCGAGGTCAGCCTGACCTTCAACCAGGTCGCGGCGCATCTGGTCATTCCCTTCAGCGCGATCACCGCCTTCGTCGATCCGGCGGTCAATTTCGCGCTCCAGTTCCAGGTTCAGGCCGATGAAGAGCCCGAACCTCACGACGTGGCCGAAAATGACGCGCCGCAGGTGATGACCGAGGATGGCTCGAACGTCGTCACCGTGGATTTCGGCAAGAAGAAGTGA
- the fumC gene encoding class II fumarate hydratase, which yields MSATRTETDSIGAIEVPADAYWGAQTQRSIENFPFGATERMPIGIVHAQAIVKQAAARVNAKHGLDATIVAGIENAAQQIVSGALDDQFPLVIWQTGSGTQTNMNVNEVIAGYANEQLAGTRGGKSPVHPNDHVNMSQSSNDSFPTALHVATVLATRDKLIPALEKLTGALTAKAEGWGHIVKIGRTHTQDATPLTLGQEFSGYAAQLVSSKARIEGALNGNIRKLAIGGTAVGTGLNAPDGWADDMTAAISDIAGTPFESAPNKFEQLAAKDGLVFFSGALNTLAVALTKIANDIRFLGSGPRSGLGELDLPANEPGSSIMPGKVNPTQCESLTMVAAQVIGNHQAVTVGGMQGHFELNVFMPLIGANVLRSIHLLSVGMESFAERCVEGMQANEGRIAELVERSLMLVTALAPEIGYDNAATIAKHAHKKGLTLKQAGLELGLVDEPTFDRLVRPENMV from the coding sequence ATGTCCGCTACCCGCACCGAAACCGACAGCATTGGCGCCATCGAAGTGCCGGCCGACGCCTATTGGGGCGCCCAGACCCAGCGCAGCATCGAGAATTTCCCCTTCGGCGCGACCGAGCGGATGCCGATCGGCATCGTCCATGCGCAGGCGATCGTGAAGCAGGCGGCGGCGCGGGTGAATGCGAAACATGGCCTCGACGCGACGATCGTCGCGGGCATCGAGAATGCCGCGCAGCAGATCGTCTCCGGCGCGCTGGACGACCAGTTTCCGCTCGTCATCTGGCAGACCGGCAGCGGCACCCAGACCAACATGAACGTCAATGAAGTGATCGCCGGCTATGCCAATGAGCAGCTGGCCGGCACGCGCGGCGGCAAGAGCCCGGTCCATCCCAACGACCATGTGAACATGAGCCAGTCGTCGAACGACAGCTTCCCGACCGCGCTGCATGTCGCGACCGTGCTGGCGACCCGCGACAAGCTGATTCCGGCGCTGGAGAAGCTGACCGGCGCGCTGACCGCCAAGGCGGAAGGCTGGGGCCATATCGTCAAGATCGGCCGCACCCATACGCAGGATGCGACGCCGCTGACGCTGGGCCAGGAATTTTCCGGCTACGCGGCGCAGCTGGTCAGCAGCAAGGCGCGGATCGAGGGGGCCCTCAACGGCAATATCCGCAAGCTGGCGATCGGCGGCACGGCGGTCGGCACCGGTCTCAATGCACCCGATGGCTGGGCGGACGACATGACGGCGGCGATCAGCGATATTGCCGGCACGCCGTTCGAAAGCGCGCCCAACAAGTTCGAGCAGCTGGCCGCCAAGGATGGCCTCGTCTTCTTCTCCGGCGCGCTCAACACGCTGGCGGTGGCATTGACCAAGATCGCCAATGACATCCGCTTCCTGGGCTCCGGCCCGCGCTCGGGCCTGGGCGAACTGGACCTGCCCGCCAATGAGCCGGGCAGCTCGATCATGCCGGGCAAGGTCAACCCGACCCAGTGCGAATCGCTGACCATGGTGGCGGCGCAGGTGATCGGCAATCATCAGGCGGTGACCGTCGGCGGCATGCAGGGCCATTTCGAGCTGAATGTCTTCATGCCGCTGATCGGCGCCAATGTGCTGCGCTCGATCCATCTGCTCAGCGTCGGCATGGAAAGTTTCGCCGAACGCTGCGTCGAAGGGATGCAGGCCAATGAGGGGCGGATCGCCGAACTGGTCGAACGCTCGCTGATGCTGGTGACCGCGCTGGCGCCCGAGATCGGCTATGACAATGCCGCGACCATCGCCAAGCATGCGCACAAGAAGGGGCTGACGCTCAAGCAGGCCGGGCTGGAACTGGGGCTGGTCGATGAGCCGACCTTCGACCGGCTGGTGCGGCCGGAAAATATGGTCTGA
- a CDS encoding DUF2585 domain-containing protein: protein MKQRGFILALLIALGAAAILYLMGRPPICTCGTIALWHGPIDSGNSQHLSDWYSLSHIIHGFLFYGATHLLMRRRPLGIRLSVAVAIEAAWEILENSPIIIDRYRTATIALGYSGDSILNSMSDIGMMALGFLFASRAPVWLTIIVAIGFELLALAVIRDNLTLNVLMLAWPIDAIKEWQGAL from the coding sequence ATGAAACAGCGGGGCTTTATCCTCGCCCTGCTGATCGCGCTGGGGGCTGCGGCGATCCTCTACCTGATGGGGCGCCCGCCGATCTGCACCTGCGGCACGATCGCGCTATGGCACGGGCCGATCGACAGCGGCAACAGCCAGCATCTGTCCGACTGGTACAGCCTCAGCCACATCATCCACGGCTTCCTCTTCTATGGCGCGACCCATTTGCTGATGCGCCGCAGACCGCTCGGCATCCGCCTGTCGGTGGCGGTAGCGATCGAGGCGGCGTGGGAGATCCTCGAAAATTCGCCGATCATCATCGACCGTTACCGCACGGCGACGATCGCGCTCGGCTATTCGGGCGATTCCATCCTCAATTCGATGAGCGACATCGGCATGATGGCCCTGGGCTTCCTGTTCGCGTCACGCGCGCCCGTCTGGCTGACAATCATCGTCGCGATCGGCTTCGAGTTGCTGGCCCTGGCGGTGATCCGCGACAATCTGACGCTCAATGTCCTGATGCTCGCCTGGCCGATCGACGCGATCAAGGAATGGCAGGGCGCGCTTTAG
- the gmk gene encoding guanylate kinase, protein MADNIPTDTPDFKRRGVLFVLSSPSGAGKSTIARKLLACEPDLSMSVSATTRTIRPGEVDGKDYHFVDLEEFRRMANDHEFLEWAHVFGQRYGTPRAPVEAMLKSGKDVLFDIDWQGAQQLHQIAGGDVVRIFILPPSMEELEKRLRGRATDSNEVIEGRMARAAGEIAHWDGYDYVLCNVDVEECFERVRTILHAERMKRSRQTGLIGFIRRLSRYHQED, encoded by the coding sequence ATGGCCGACAACATTCCCACCGACACCCCCGATTTCAAGCGCCGCGGCGTTCTCTTTGTCCTGTCCTCGCCCTCGGGCGCCGGCAAGTCGACGATTGCACGCAAATTGCTGGCCTGCGAACCGGACCTGTCGATGTCGGTGTCGGCGACGACGCGGACGATCCGGCCGGGCGAAGTCGATGGCAAGGATTATCATTTCGTCGACCTGGAAGAGTTTCGCCGCATGGCGAACGACCATGAATTCCTGGAATGGGCGCATGTCTTCGGCCAGCGCTATGGCACGCCCCGCGCGCCGGTCGAGGCGATGCTCAAGAGCGGCAAGGATGTGCTGTTCGACATCGACTGGCAGGGCGCGCAGCAGCTGCATCAGATTGCCGGCGGCGACGTGGTCCGCATCTTCATCCTGCCGCCCTCGATGGAGGAACTGGAAAAGCGTCTGCGTGGCCGCGCGACCGACAGCAATGAAGTGATCGAGGGTCGCATGGCGCGCGCCGCCGGCGAGATCGCCCACTGGGACGGCTATGACTATGTGCTGTGCAATGTCGATGTCGAGGAATGTTTCGAGCGCGTGCGCACCATCCTGCACGCTGAACGGATGAAGCGCAGCCGCCAGACCGGCCTCATTGGCTTCATCCGCCGCCTCAGCCGCTATCATCAGGAAGATTGA
- a CDS encoding SAM-dependent methyltransferase, translated as MGLPERLARQIDAGGPISVAHYMGEANQHYYGTRDPLGLEGDFTTAPEISQMFGELIGLCLADVWLRSGRRADPLYVELGPGRGTLAGDALRAMEGADVTSRIHFVETSPTLRERQRAQIPHVIHHDSVESLPDQSPLLVVANEFFDALPVRQMIRVGDEWRERVVIRREEEGRFMAVPGYRRIESGLPPIAAQAPEGAIIEVAQAGATAGYALASRIARQGGVAIIIDYGYEGPALGDTLQAVKNHQFTDPFTDPGESDLTTHVDFTMLANVARQAGLRVHGAVTQGHFLQHLGIDVRASVLTKGSPQRAAELEAQRHRLTDETEMGTLFKVMAWVHPDWADPAGFEK; from the coding sequence ATGGGCCTGCCCGAGCGCCTGGCCCGCCAGATCGACGCCGGCGGACCGATCTCCGTCGCCCATTATATGGGCGAGGCGAACCAGCATTATTATGGCACGCGCGATCCGCTGGGGCTGGAGGGGGACTTCACCACCGCCCCGGAAATCAGCCAGATGTTCGGCGAACTGATCGGCCTGTGCCTGGCCGATGTCTGGCTGCGATCGGGTCGACGCGCCGATCCGCTCTATGTCGAACTGGGGCCGGGTCGCGGCACGCTGGCGGGCGATGCGCTGCGCGCGATGGAGGGGGCCGACGTTACCTCGCGCATCCATTTCGTCGAGACCAGCCCGACCCTGCGCGAGCGGCAGCGCGCCCAGATTCCCCATGTCATCCATCATGACAGCGTGGAAAGCCTGCCCGACCAGTCGCCGCTGCTGGTGGTCGCCAATGAGTTTTTCGACGCCCTGCCCGTGCGGCAGATGATCCGCGTTGGCGACGAATGGCGTGAACGGGTGGTGATCCGTCGCGAGGAAGAGGGCCGCTTCATGGCGGTGCCGGGCTATCGCCGGATCGAATCCGGCCTGCCGCCGATCGCCGCGCAGGCGCCCGAAGGCGCAATCATCGAAGTGGCGCAGGCCGGTGCCACCGCAGGCTATGCCCTTGCCAGCCGGATCGCGCGCCAGGGCGGCGTCGCGATCATCATCGACTATGGCTATGAAGGCCCGGCACTGGGCGACACGCTGCAGGCGGTGAAGAACCACCAGTTCACCGATCCCTTCACCGATCCGGGCGAGAGCGACCTTACCACCCATGTCGATTTCACGATGCTGGCCAATGTCGCGCGCCAGGCCGGGCTGCGCGTCCATGGCGCAGTGACGCAGGGCCATTTCCTCCAGCATCTGGGCATCGACGTGCGCGCATCCGTGCTGACCAAGGGCAGCCCGCAGCGCGCCGCCGAACTGGAGGCGCAACGCCACCGCCTCACCGACGAGACGGAGATGGGGACATTGTTCAAGGTGATGGCCTGGGTCCACCCCGACTGGGCCGACCCGGCAGGCTTCGAGAAATAG